A section of the Larus michahellis chromosome 1, bLarMic1.1, whole genome shotgun sequence genome encodes:
- the PUS7L gene encoding pseudouridylate synthase PUS7L isoform X4: protein MLPSLSYLTGHTGFCGTIKNSPGDFVVTEIEVPERSLRDVQAERPQKTSKAPLEQSSGCPQPPKKLRTEPPGPCAEGCGGGGGAPSPSECHPSLAGGNCCACPDENQREGEPKLKPGLGEVSVLDSLLGKPVSELLSKFACDLKGAWDLENNGDSNTGEFSLGPILDKKKRADLHSAIRQKFPFLVTVTKGNEMIVKGNADYRELCQLVTEKETSDFFKFLDAKVENSTFCFEPDGNKEHRKVVHHFINRKFGKLLETKSFTVTDVNDQPNMSITVRFREKSWSGKRSAGGLHENQDLYTAFTLQKENLETLEAIGFLAAELGVLPSDFSYTGIKDKKAITYQPMVVKKVTPERLKEIGSKMEKKGLRILNIHSACQHLRLGQLKGNHFDIVVRDLKCHSHDSSADLKQRISEAMENVETKGFVNYYGPQRFGQGQHVQTDQIGLALLNEKMVKAVKLFFTPEDTDDPVNNAKRYFLQTEDAKGALAMLPEFKVREKMLLRALNRYGVNHEGCTKGWLNIPHSMRIFYVHAYCSKIWNEAASYRLKIYGSKVVEGDLVFSEESDESVSLNDKVHVVTAPEESANKYSINQVVLPMAGHSIKYPSNKVGQWYHERLSKDELQMCKFRVSPLQLNIPGCYRPILKNVQNLSYFLEGTKR, encoded by the exons ATGCTGCCTTCCCTCAGCTACCTGACGGGTCACACTGGCTTCTGCGGTACGATCAAAAACTCACCCGGTGACTTCGTAGTAACAGAGATCGAGGTGCCCGAACGCTCGCTTCGGGACGTCCAGGCTGAACGGCCTCAGAAAACAAGCAAAGCGCCACTAGAACAAAGTAGTGGGTGCCCGCAGCCGCCCAAAAAGCTGAGAACGGAGCCTCCCGGCCCGTGTGCCGAGGGctgtggtggtggcggtggagcTCCCAGTCCATCAGAGTGTCACCCAAGCCTGGCGGGAGGCAACTGTTGTGCATGCCCTGATGAAAACCAGCGTGAGGGCGAACCCAAGCTGAAACCTGGCCTTGGGGAAGTCAGTGTATTGGACTCCTTGCTAGGCAAACCCGTGAGTGAGCTGCTTAGTAAATTTGCGTGTGATCTGAAGGGTGCATGGGACTTGGAAAATAATGGCGATTCCAACACTGGGGAGTTCTCGCTGGGACCTATACTGGACAAGAAAAAACGAGCTGATTTACACAGTGCTATTAGGCAGAAATTCCCCTTTTTAGTCACTGTTACAAAAGGCAATGAAATGATTGTGAAAGGAAATGCTGATTACAGAGAACTTTGTCAGTTAGTGACTGAAAAGGAAACAAgtgatttctttaaatttttagaCGCAAAGGTAGAAAATTCGACATTTTGTTTTGAGCCTGATGGAAACAAAGAGCACAGGAAAGTAGTTCACCACTTTATCAATAGAAAATTTGGAAAACTTTTGGAAACAAAGTCTTTTACTGTGACAGATGTCAATGATCAGCCAAATATGTCAATAACAGTACGATTTCGAGAAAAGAGTTGGTCTGGAAAAAGATCTGCTGGTGGTCTCCACGAAAACCAAGATCTTTATACAG CTTTCacccttcagaaagaaaatctagAAACACTAGAAGCAATCGGCTTCTTGGCTGCTGAACTTGGTGTTCTGCCTTCAGACTTCAGTTACACTGGCATCAAAGATAAAAAGGCTATAACTTACCAGCCTATGGTGGTGAAGAAGGTGACTCCTGAGAG GTTGAAAGAAATtggaagcaaaatggaaaaaaagggcCTGAGAATACTCAACATACATTCAGCATGCCAACACCTTAGACTTGGTCAGCTGAAGGGCAATCACTTTGATATCGTTGTGAGAGATCTCAAATGCCACAGTCATGACTCTTCTGCAGATTTGAAACAGAGAATATCTGAAGCAATGGAAAATGTTGAG ACAAAAGGTTTTGTAAATTACTATGGACCTCAGCGATTTGGACAAGGACAACATGTTCAGACAGATCAAATAGGATTGGCTCTACTGAatgaaaaaatg GTGAAAGCTGTGAAGTTATTCTTCACACCTGAAGATACAGATGACCCTGTAAACAACGCAAAAAGATACTTTCTTCAAACTG AAGATGCAAAGGGTGCACTCGCGATGCTGCCAGAATTTAAAGTGAGAGAGAAGATGTTGCTACGAGCTTTAAATCGCTATGGTGTAAATCATGAAGGTTGTACCAAAGGATGGCTCAATATTCCTCATTCCATGCGCATATTCTATGTCCATGCTTATTGCAGTAAAATTTGGAATGAAGCAGCATCATATAGACTGAAGATTTATGGCTCAAAAGTTGTTGAGGGTGATCTTGTCTTCTCAGAAGAAAGTGATGAAAGCGTTTCCCTGAATGACAAG GTTCATGTAGTCACTGCTCCAGAAGAGTCAGCTAACAAATACTCTATAAACCAA GTGGTTCTTCCAATGGCGGGACATAGTATCAAGTATCCCAGTAATAAAGTTGGACAATGGTACCATGAAAGGCTTTCGAAGGATGAGCTGCAGATGTGCAAATTCAGAGTGTCTCCATTACAGCTGAATATACCTGGATGCTACAGAcccattttgaaaaatgttcagAATCTGTCATATTTTTTGGAAG GCACCAAACGTTAA
- the PUS7L gene encoding pseudouridylate synthase PUS7L isoform X1, whose protein sequence is MAGRGEGGGLLLVFPARLEKLVPSSGPWCGGFWPGGGAGGAAMLPSLSYLTGHTGFCGTIKNSPGDFVVTEIEVPERSLRDVQAERPQKTSKAPLEQSSGCPQPPKKLRTEPPGPCAEGCGGGGGAPSPSECHPSLAGGNCCACPDENQREGEPKLKPGLGEVSVLDSLLGKPVSELLSKFACDLKGAWDLENNGDSNTGEFSLGPILDKKKRADLHSAIRQKFPFLVTVTKGNEMIVKGNADYRELCQLVTEKETSDFFKFLDAKVENSTFCFEPDGNKEHRKVVHHFINRKFGKLLETKSFTVTDVNDQPNMSITVRFREKSWSGKRSAGGLHENQDLYTAFTLQKENLETLEAIGFLAAELGVLPSDFSYTGIKDKKAITYQPMVVKKVTPERLKEIGSKMEKKGLRILNIHSACQHLRLGQLKGNHFDIVVRDLKCHSHDSSADLKQRISEAMENVETKGFVNYYGPQRFGQGQHVQTDQIGLALLNEKMVKAVKLFFTPEDTDDPVNNAKRYFLQTEDAKGALAMLPEFKVREKMLLRALNRYGVNHEGCTKGWLNIPHSMRIFYVHAYCSKIWNEAASYRLKIYGSKVVEGDLVFSEESDESVSLNDKVHVVTAPEESANKYSINQVVLPMAGHSIKYPSNKVGQWYHERLSKDELQMCKFRVSPLQLNIPGCYRPILKNVQNLSYFLEGSEKVIEIEDDHLNESKVSLHISFDLDPSCYATVCLREIMKCDL, encoded by the exons ATGGCTGGtcgcggggaggggggtggtctCTTGCTCGTGTTCCCCGCGCGCCTGGAGAAGTTGGTACCGTCCTCGGGCCCCTG GTGCGGCGGTTTCTGGCCGGGAGGAGGGGCAGGCGGGGCAGCCATGCTGCCTTCCCTCAGCTACCTGACGGGTCACACTGGCTTCTGCGGTACGATCAAAAACTCACCCGGTGACTTCGTAGTAACAGAGATCGAGGTGCCCGAACGCTCGCTTCGGGACGTCCAGGCTGAACGGCCTCAGAAAACAAGCAAAGCGCCACTAGAACAAAGTAGTGGGTGCCCGCAGCCGCCCAAAAAGCTGAGAACGGAGCCTCCCGGCCCGTGTGCCGAGGGctgtggtggtggcggtggagcTCCCAGTCCATCAGAGTGTCACCCAAGCCTGGCGGGAGGCAACTGTTGTGCATGCCCTGATGAAAACCAGCGTGAGGGCGAACCCAAGCTGAAACCTGGCCTTGGGGAAGTCAGTGTATTGGACTCCTTGCTAGGCAAACCCGTGAGTGAGCTGCTTAGTAAATTTGCGTGTGATCTGAAGGGTGCATGGGACTTGGAAAATAATGGCGATTCCAACACTGGGGAGTTCTCGCTGGGACCTATACTGGACAAGAAAAAACGAGCTGATTTACACAGTGCTATTAGGCAGAAATTCCCCTTTTTAGTCACTGTTACAAAAGGCAATGAAATGATTGTGAAAGGAAATGCTGATTACAGAGAACTTTGTCAGTTAGTGACTGAAAAGGAAACAAgtgatttctttaaatttttagaCGCAAAGGTAGAAAATTCGACATTTTGTTTTGAGCCTGATGGAAACAAAGAGCACAGGAAAGTAGTTCACCACTTTATCAATAGAAAATTTGGAAAACTTTTGGAAACAAAGTCTTTTACTGTGACAGATGTCAATGATCAGCCAAATATGTCAATAACAGTACGATTTCGAGAAAAGAGTTGGTCTGGAAAAAGATCTGCTGGTGGTCTCCACGAAAACCAAGATCTTTATACAG CTTTCacccttcagaaagaaaatctagAAACACTAGAAGCAATCGGCTTCTTGGCTGCTGAACTTGGTGTTCTGCCTTCAGACTTCAGTTACACTGGCATCAAAGATAAAAAGGCTATAACTTACCAGCCTATGGTGGTGAAGAAGGTGACTCCTGAGAG GTTGAAAGAAATtggaagcaaaatggaaaaaaagggcCTGAGAATACTCAACATACATTCAGCATGCCAACACCTTAGACTTGGTCAGCTGAAGGGCAATCACTTTGATATCGTTGTGAGAGATCTCAAATGCCACAGTCATGACTCTTCTGCAGATTTGAAACAGAGAATATCTGAAGCAATGGAAAATGTTGAG ACAAAAGGTTTTGTAAATTACTATGGACCTCAGCGATTTGGACAAGGACAACATGTTCAGACAGATCAAATAGGATTGGCTCTACTGAatgaaaaaatg GTGAAAGCTGTGAAGTTATTCTTCACACCTGAAGATACAGATGACCCTGTAAACAACGCAAAAAGATACTTTCTTCAAACTG AAGATGCAAAGGGTGCACTCGCGATGCTGCCAGAATTTAAAGTGAGAGAGAAGATGTTGCTACGAGCTTTAAATCGCTATGGTGTAAATCATGAAGGTTGTACCAAAGGATGGCTCAATATTCCTCATTCCATGCGCATATTCTATGTCCATGCTTATTGCAGTAAAATTTGGAATGAAGCAGCATCATATAGACTGAAGATTTATGGCTCAAAAGTTGTTGAGGGTGATCTTGTCTTCTCAGAAGAAAGTGATGAAAGCGTTTCCCTGAATGACAAG GTTCATGTAGTCACTGCTCCAGAAGAGTCAGCTAACAAATACTCTATAAACCAA GTGGTTCTTCCAATGGCGGGACATAGTATCAAGTATCCCAGTAATAAAGTTGGACAATGGTACCATGAAAGGCTTTCGAAGGATGAGCTGCAGATGTGCAAATTCAGAGTGTCTCCATTACAGCTGAATATACCTGGATGCTACAGAcccattttgaaaaatgttcagAATCTGTCATATTTTTTGGAAGGTAGtgaaaaagtaattgaaattgAAGACGACCATCTGAATGAATCAAAAGTCTCACTTCATATATCATTTGACCTTGATCCTTCATGTTATGCAACAGTCTGTCTGagagaaataatgaaatgtgACTTGTAA
- the PUS7L gene encoding pseudouridylate synthase PUS7L isoform X3 — MLPSLSYLTGHTGFCGTIKNSPGDFVVTEIEVPERSLRDVQAERPQKTSKAPLEQSSGCPQPPKKLRTEPPGPCAEGCGGGGGAPSPSECHPSLAGGNCCACPDENQREGEPKLKPGLGEVSVLDSLLGKPVSELLSKFACDLKGAWDLENNGDSNTGEFSLGPILDKKKRADLHSAIRQKFPFLVTVTKGNEMIVKGNADYRELCQLVTEKETSDFFKFLDAKVENSTFCFEPDGNKEHRKVVHHFINRKFGKLLETKSFTVTDVNDQPNMSITVRFREKSWSGKRSAGGLHENQDLYTAFTLQKENLETLEAIGFLAAELGVLPSDFSYTGIKDKKAITYQPMVVKKVTPERLKEIGSKMEKKGLRILNIHSACQHLRLGQLKGNHFDIVVRDLKCHSHDSSADLKQRISEAMENVETKGFVNYYGPQRFGQGQHVQTDQIGLALLNEKMVKAVKLFFTPEDTDDPVNNAKRYFLQTEDAKGALAMLPEFKVREKMLLRALNRYGVNHEGCTKGWLNIPHSMRIFYVHAYCSKIWNEAASYRLKIYGSKVVEGDLVFSEESDESVSLNDKVHVVTAPEESANKYSINQVVLPMAGHSIKYPSNKVGQWYHERLSKDELQMCKFRVSPLQLNIPGCYRPILKNVQNLSYFLEGSEKVIEIEDDHLNESKVSLHISFDLDPSCYATVCLREIMKCDL, encoded by the exons ATGCTGCCTTCCCTCAGCTACCTGACGGGTCACACTGGCTTCTGCGGTACGATCAAAAACTCACCCGGTGACTTCGTAGTAACAGAGATCGAGGTGCCCGAACGCTCGCTTCGGGACGTCCAGGCTGAACGGCCTCAGAAAACAAGCAAAGCGCCACTAGAACAAAGTAGTGGGTGCCCGCAGCCGCCCAAAAAGCTGAGAACGGAGCCTCCCGGCCCGTGTGCCGAGGGctgtggtggtggcggtggagcTCCCAGTCCATCAGAGTGTCACCCAAGCCTGGCGGGAGGCAACTGTTGTGCATGCCCTGATGAAAACCAGCGTGAGGGCGAACCCAAGCTGAAACCTGGCCTTGGGGAAGTCAGTGTATTGGACTCCTTGCTAGGCAAACCCGTGAGTGAGCTGCTTAGTAAATTTGCGTGTGATCTGAAGGGTGCATGGGACTTGGAAAATAATGGCGATTCCAACACTGGGGAGTTCTCGCTGGGACCTATACTGGACAAGAAAAAACGAGCTGATTTACACAGTGCTATTAGGCAGAAATTCCCCTTTTTAGTCACTGTTACAAAAGGCAATGAAATGATTGTGAAAGGAAATGCTGATTACAGAGAACTTTGTCAGTTAGTGACTGAAAAGGAAACAAgtgatttctttaaatttttagaCGCAAAGGTAGAAAATTCGACATTTTGTTTTGAGCCTGATGGAAACAAAGAGCACAGGAAAGTAGTTCACCACTTTATCAATAGAAAATTTGGAAAACTTTTGGAAACAAAGTCTTTTACTGTGACAGATGTCAATGATCAGCCAAATATGTCAATAACAGTACGATTTCGAGAAAAGAGTTGGTCTGGAAAAAGATCTGCTGGTGGTCTCCACGAAAACCAAGATCTTTATACAG CTTTCacccttcagaaagaaaatctagAAACACTAGAAGCAATCGGCTTCTTGGCTGCTGAACTTGGTGTTCTGCCTTCAGACTTCAGTTACACTGGCATCAAAGATAAAAAGGCTATAACTTACCAGCCTATGGTGGTGAAGAAGGTGACTCCTGAGAG GTTGAAAGAAATtggaagcaaaatggaaaaaaagggcCTGAGAATACTCAACATACATTCAGCATGCCAACACCTTAGACTTGGTCAGCTGAAGGGCAATCACTTTGATATCGTTGTGAGAGATCTCAAATGCCACAGTCATGACTCTTCTGCAGATTTGAAACAGAGAATATCTGAAGCAATGGAAAATGTTGAG ACAAAAGGTTTTGTAAATTACTATGGACCTCAGCGATTTGGACAAGGACAACATGTTCAGACAGATCAAATAGGATTGGCTCTACTGAatgaaaaaatg GTGAAAGCTGTGAAGTTATTCTTCACACCTGAAGATACAGATGACCCTGTAAACAACGCAAAAAGATACTTTCTTCAAACTG AAGATGCAAAGGGTGCACTCGCGATGCTGCCAGAATTTAAAGTGAGAGAGAAGATGTTGCTACGAGCTTTAAATCGCTATGGTGTAAATCATGAAGGTTGTACCAAAGGATGGCTCAATATTCCTCATTCCATGCGCATATTCTATGTCCATGCTTATTGCAGTAAAATTTGGAATGAAGCAGCATCATATAGACTGAAGATTTATGGCTCAAAAGTTGTTGAGGGTGATCTTGTCTTCTCAGAAGAAAGTGATGAAAGCGTTTCCCTGAATGACAAG GTTCATGTAGTCACTGCTCCAGAAGAGTCAGCTAACAAATACTCTATAAACCAA GTGGTTCTTCCAATGGCGGGACATAGTATCAAGTATCCCAGTAATAAAGTTGGACAATGGTACCATGAAAGGCTTTCGAAGGATGAGCTGCAGATGTGCAAATTCAGAGTGTCTCCATTACAGCTGAATATACCTGGATGCTACAGAcccattttgaaaaatgttcagAATCTGTCATATTTTTTGGAAGGTAGtgaaaaagtaattgaaattgAAGACGACCATCTGAATGAATCAAAAGTCTCACTTCATATATCATTTGACCTTGATCCTTCATGTTATGCAACAGTCTGTCTGagagaaataatgaaatgtgACTTGTAA
- the PUS7L gene encoding pseudouridylate synthase PUS7L isoform X2, translated as MAGRGEGGGLLLVFPARLEKLVPSSGPWCGGFWPGGGAGGAAMLPSLSYLTGHTGFCGTIKNSPGDFVVTEIEVPERSLRDVQAERPQKTSKAPLEQSSGCPQPPKKLRTEPPGPCAEGCGGGGGAPSPSECHPSLAGGNCCACPDENQREGEPKLKPGLGEVSVLDSLLGKPVSELLSKFACDLKGAWDLENNGDSNTGEFSLGPILDKKKRADLHSAIRQKFPFLVTVTKGNEMIVKGNADYRELCQLVTEKETSDFFKFLDAKVENSTFCFEPDGNKEHRKVVHHFINRKFGKLLETKSFTVTDVNDQPNMSITVRFREKSWSGKRSAGGLHENQDLYTAFTLQKENLETLEAIGFLAAELGVLPSDFSYTGIKDKKAITYQPMVVKKVTPERLKEIGSKMEKKGLRILNIHSACQHLRLGQLKGNHFDIVVRDLKCHSHDSSADLKQRISEAMENVETKGFVNYYGPQRFGQGQHVQTDQIGLALLNEKMVKAVKLFFTPEDTDDPVNNAKRYFLQTEDAKGALAMLPEFKVREKMLLRALNRYGVNHEGCTKGWLNIPHSMRIFYVHAYCSKIWNEAASYRLKIYGSKVVEGDLVFSEESDESVSLNDKVHVVTAPEESANKYSINQVVLPMAGHSIKYPSNKVGQWYHERLSKDELQMCKFRVSPLQLNIPGCYRPILKNVQNLSYFLEGTKR; from the exons ATGGCTGGtcgcggggaggggggtggtctCTTGCTCGTGTTCCCCGCGCGCCTGGAGAAGTTGGTACCGTCCTCGGGCCCCTG GTGCGGCGGTTTCTGGCCGGGAGGAGGGGCAGGCGGGGCAGCCATGCTGCCTTCCCTCAGCTACCTGACGGGTCACACTGGCTTCTGCGGTACGATCAAAAACTCACCCGGTGACTTCGTAGTAACAGAGATCGAGGTGCCCGAACGCTCGCTTCGGGACGTCCAGGCTGAACGGCCTCAGAAAACAAGCAAAGCGCCACTAGAACAAAGTAGTGGGTGCCCGCAGCCGCCCAAAAAGCTGAGAACGGAGCCTCCCGGCCCGTGTGCCGAGGGctgtggtggtggcggtggagcTCCCAGTCCATCAGAGTGTCACCCAAGCCTGGCGGGAGGCAACTGTTGTGCATGCCCTGATGAAAACCAGCGTGAGGGCGAACCCAAGCTGAAACCTGGCCTTGGGGAAGTCAGTGTATTGGACTCCTTGCTAGGCAAACCCGTGAGTGAGCTGCTTAGTAAATTTGCGTGTGATCTGAAGGGTGCATGGGACTTGGAAAATAATGGCGATTCCAACACTGGGGAGTTCTCGCTGGGACCTATACTGGACAAGAAAAAACGAGCTGATTTACACAGTGCTATTAGGCAGAAATTCCCCTTTTTAGTCACTGTTACAAAAGGCAATGAAATGATTGTGAAAGGAAATGCTGATTACAGAGAACTTTGTCAGTTAGTGACTGAAAAGGAAACAAgtgatttctttaaatttttagaCGCAAAGGTAGAAAATTCGACATTTTGTTTTGAGCCTGATGGAAACAAAGAGCACAGGAAAGTAGTTCACCACTTTATCAATAGAAAATTTGGAAAACTTTTGGAAACAAAGTCTTTTACTGTGACAGATGTCAATGATCAGCCAAATATGTCAATAACAGTACGATTTCGAGAAAAGAGTTGGTCTGGAAAAAGATCTGCTGGTGGTCTCCACGAAAACCAAGATCTTTATACAG CTTTCacccttcagaaagaaaatctagAAACACTAGAAGCAATCGGCTTCTTGGCTGCTGAACTTGGTGTTCTGCCTTCAGACTTCAGTTACACTGGCATCAAAGATAAAAAGGCTATAACTTACCAGCCTATGGTGGTGAAGAAGGTGACTCCTGAGAG GTTGAAAGAAATtggaagcaaaatggaaaaaaagggcCTGAGAATACTCAACATACATTCAGCATGCCAACACCTTAGACTTGGTCAGCTGAAGGGCAATCACTTTGATATCGTTGTGAGAGATCTCAAATGCCACAGTCATGACTCTTCTGCAGATTTGAAACAGAGAATATCTGAAGCAATGGAAAATGTTGAG ACAAAAGGTTTTGTAAATTACTATGGACCTCAGCGATTTGGACAAGGACAACATGTTCAGACAGATCAAATAGGATTGGCTCTACTGAatgaaaaaatg GTGAAAGCTGTGAAGTTATTCTTCACACCTGAAGATACAGATGACCCTGTAAACAACGCAAAAAGATACTTTCTTCAAACTG AAGATGCAAAGGGTGCACTCGCGATGCTGCCAGAATTTAAAGTGAGAGAGAAGATGTTGCTACGAGCTTTAAATCGCTATGGTGTAAATCATGAAGGTTGTACCAAAGGATGGCTCAATATTCCTCATTCCATGCGCATATTCTATGTCCATGCTTATTGCAGTAAAATTTGGAATGAAGCAGCATCATATAGACTGAAGATTTATGGCTCAAAAGTTGTTGAGGGTGATCTTGTCTTCTCAGAAGAAAGTGATGAAAGCGTTTCCCTGAATGACAAG GTTCATGTAGTCACTGCTCCAGAAGAGTCAGCTAACAAATACTCTATAAACCAA GTGGTTCTTCCAATGGCGGGACATAGTATCAAGTATCCCAGTAATAAAGTTGGACAATGGTACCATGAAAGGCTTTCGAAGGATGAGCTGCAGATGTGCAAATTCAGAGTGTCTCCATTACAGCTGAATATACCTGGATGCTACAGAcccattttgaaaaatgttcagAATCTGTCATATTTTTTGGAAG GCACCAAACGTTAA